In Nakamurella antarctica, the following are encoded in one genomic region:
- a CDS encoding F0F1 ATP synthase subunit gamma, with the protein MAAQVRDLKNRERSVRKTQKITKAQELIATSRIAKAQAAVRASQPYSKLITEVLSALASASTLDHPMLNERPNPTRAGILLITSDRGLCGGYNANAIKRAEELSSLLRSEGKTPVLYIIGRKGLGYYSFRQKPVVASWTGFSEKPTFIDAEKAAETVIEAFLVSSEGITADGAQGIDELHLVNTQFRSMISQVAQASRIAPLEVEYVDADEANHTQGALPSYEFEPQSELLLDALLPRYVNTRIYAALLDSAASESAARRAACKSATDNANDIIKRLSREANQARQAQITQELSEIVGGADSLASAGSEEN; encoded by the coding sequence ATGGCAGCACAGGTAAGGGATCTGAAGAACCGCGAGCGCAGCGTTCGGAAGACCCAGAAAATCACGAAAGCGCAAGAGCTGATCGCGACGTCGCGTATTGCGAAGGCGCAAGCGGCAGTGCGAGCCTCCCAGCCCTATTCGAAGCTCATCACCGAAGTGCTTTCCGCGCTAGCTTCTGCTTCGACGCTTGATCACCCCATGCTGAACGAGCGGCCAAATCCGACCCGTGCCGGCATCTTGCTCATCACTTCCGACCGCGGACTGTGCGGTGGATACAACGCCAACGCCATCAAGCGTGCTGAGGAACTCAGCTCCTTATTGCGTTCCGAGGGAAAAACTCCGGTGCTGTACATCATTGGGCGGAAAGGCTTGGGCTATTACAGCTTCCGCCAGAAGCCGGTTGTCGCTTCGTGGACGGGCTTCTCCGAGAAGCCCACCTTCATTGACGCGGAAAAGGCCGCCGAGACTGTCATCGAAGCATTCCTCGTGAGTTCCGAAGGCATCACAGCAGACGGAGCGCAGGGCATCGACGAATTGCATTTGGTGAACACGCAGTTCCGTTCCATGATCTCGCAGGTGGCGCAGGCGTCACGGATCGCTCCCCTCGAGGTCGAATATGTCGATGCGGATGAGGCCAACCACACGCAGGGCGCCCTCCCTTCGTACGAATTCGAGCCCCAGTCTGAGCTGTTGCTCGATGCATTGCTCCCCAGATACGTGAACACCAGGATTTACGCCGCTCTGCTTGACTCAGCGGCGAGCGAGTCGGCGGCACGTCGCGCGGCATGCAAGTCGGCCACCGATAACGCTAACGACATCATCAAGAGACTCAGTCGGGAAGCCAACCAGGCTCGCCAGGCTCAGATCACCCAGGAACTCTCCGAGATTGTCGGCGGCGCCGACTCCCTCGCGTCTGCAGGAAGTGAAGAAAACTGA
- the atpA gene encoding F0F1 ATP synthase subunit alpha has translation MTELTISADEIRSAIDGYVAGYTPEVTREEVGIIASTGDGIATVEGLPSAMANELLQFPGGVLGVALNLDVRTIGAVILGDANTLEEGQQVTRTGEVLSVPVGDAFLGRVVNPLGDPIDGLGEIVAETRRPLELQAASVMERQSVSEPMQTGIKAIDAMTPIGRGQRQLIIGDRKTGKTAVCVDTIINQKSNWDSGDPHKQVRCIYVAIGQKGTTIAAVRKSLEEAGALEYTTIVASPASDSAGFKWLAPYTGSAIGQHWMYAGKHVLIIFDDLSKQAEAYRAISLLLRRPPGREAYPGDVFYLHSRLLERCAKLSDELGAGSMTGLPIIETKAGDVSAFIPTNVISITDGQVYLQSDLFNSGVRPAINVGISVSRVGGAAQVKAMRSVSGTLRLDLSAYRELEAFAAFGSDLDATSKRALDRGARLVELLKQPQYAPYSVAEQVVAIWAGTKGHLDRVPVADIRRFESEFLESIRHTSSGPYETIASTNLLNAETEAALVSAIENFTAGFTTSDGTILGREAEVAAMDAKELGQEKVQVRSAKRSS, from the coding sequence ATGACCGAGTTGACGATCTCCGCTGATGAGATCCGCTCCGCGATCGATGGCTATGTTGCTGGCTACACACCTGAGGTAACTCGGGAAGAAGTAGGCATCATCGCCAGCACCGGTGACGGAATTGCCACGGTTGAGGGCTTGCCATCGGCGATGGCCAATGAGCTTCTCCAGTTCCCCGGTGGGGTTCTTGGCGTGGCTTTGAACCTGGATGTGCGCACTATTGGTGCGGTCATCCTCGGCGATGCCAATACGTTGGAAGAGGGCCAGCAGGTCACTCGGACCGGAGAGGTGTTGTCGGTCCCCGTAGGCGACGCCTTCCTGGGCCGCGTGGTTAACCCACTGGGTGACCCGATCGACGGTCTGGGCGAGATCGTCGCCGAAACCCGTCGCCCGCTGGAGTTGCAGGCTGCGTCGGTGATGGAGCGCCAGAGCGTCAGCGAGCCAATGCAGACCGGGATCAAAGCCATCGATGCCATGACCCCGATTGGCCGAGGTCAGCGGCAGCTCATCATCGGTGACCGAAAGACCGGTAAGACTGCGGTCTGTGTCGACACCATCATCAATCAAAAGTCGAATTGGGATTCCGGTGATCCCCACAAGCAGGTTCGTTGCATCTACGTGGCCATTGGCCAAAAGGGCACAACCATCGCTGCCGTGCGTAAGTCTCTGGAAGAGGCTGGCGCCCTGGAATACACCACGATCGTCGCCTCTCCAGCTTCTGATTCTGCTGGCTTCAAGTGGCTTGCCCCTTACACGGGCTCGGCGATCGGTCAGCATTGGATGTATGCCGGCAAGCACGTTCTGATCATTTTTGATGATCTGTCAAAGCAAGCTGAGGCCTACCGGGCTATTTCGTTGCTACTCCGGCGCCCGCCGGGCCGCGAGGCATACCCCGGCGACGTCTTCTACCTTCACTCTCGATTGCTCGAGCGTTGTGCGAAGCTGTCGGACGAATTGGGCGCCGGGTCCATGACGGGGCTCCCGATCATCGAGACCAAGGCGGGGGATGTTTCGGCGTTCATCCCGACAAACGTCATTTCCATCACCGACGGTCAGGTCTACCTTCAGTCCGACCTTTTCAACTCGGGCGTCCGTCCTGCCATCAACGTTGGTATTTCCGTGTCCCGCGTCGGCGGCGCCGCCCAGGTGAAGGCAATGCGGTCGGTTTCGGGCACATTGCGGCTTGACCTGTCGGCATATCGCGAGCTGGAAGCCTTCGCAGCTTTCGGTTCAGACTTGGACGCTACATCGAAGCGCGCTCTCGATCGCGGGGCTCGGTTGGTTGAATTGTTGAAGCAGCCGCAGTACGCGCCGTACAGCGTCGCCGAGCAAGTGGTGGCGATTTGGGCTGGAACCAAGGGGCATCTGGACCGGGTCCCGGTTGCAGATATTCGACGCTTCGAATCTGAATTCCTGGAGTCGATCCGGCACACCAGCAGCGGACCTTACGAAACCATCGCAAGCACCAACCTTCTCAACGCCGAAACCGAAGCCGCCCTTGTTTCCGCCATTGAGAACTTCACCGCCGGATTCACCACCTCTGACGGCACCATCCTTGGCCGCGAGGCTGAGGTTGCTGCCATGGATGCGAAGGAGCTGGGCCAGGAAAAGGTCCAGGTTCGTAGCGCCAAGCGGAGCAGCTGA
- a CDS encoding F0F1 ATP synthase subunit delta, protein MRHLASRQSLSKASDALLSNAATLDDTGLGALGQDLSAVAGALSKAPSLRRTLSDNTTAADAKSGIVAQLFGGKVGSAAAKVLDVVARSEWSTGGDLAEALYQLGRIALFLRAERSGELDAIEDEIFRFGRIVDASPNLSAVLDDPLAQPADRAALVARLLEGKAHPLSVALLTELARDPRGRSFNSGIGELVTQAAARKDKLVAVVTSAVELNLEQRNRLTAGLVRVYGRPVAAHVVVDPQIQGGLVVRVGDEVIDGSVAGRLTALRSKLAG, encoded by the coding sequence ATGCGCCACCTCGCTTCCCGCCAATCCCTGAGCAAAGCATCGGATGCTCTGTTGTCCAATGCAGCGACGCTGGATGACACCGGGCTGGGCGCTCTTGGCCAGGACCTTTCAGCAGTAGCTGGAGCATTGTCAAAAGCGCCGTCGCTGCGGCGGACCTTGTCCGACAACACGACGGCGGCCGATGCAAAATCGGGGATAGTTGCCCAATTGTTCGGTGGCAAGGTCGGCTCGGCTGCGGCCAAGGTTCTTGACGTCGTGGCACGAAGCGAGTGGTCCACAGGCGGCGACTTGGCCGAAGCTCTGTATCAGCTCGGTCGAATCGCCCTTTTCCTACGCGCAGAGCGCTCAGGAGAATTGGACGCTATCGAGGACGAAATATTCAGATTCGGACGCATCGTCGATGCCAGTCCGAATCTGAGCGCAGTCCTCGACGACCCGCTGGCGCAGCCAGCAGATCGAGCAGCATTGGTGGCGCGGCTGCTCGAGGGCAAGGCTCATCCCTTATCGGTGGCTCTGCTGACCGAGCTTGCTCGGGACCCGCGTGGCCGGTCGTTCAATTCTGGGATCGGCGAGTTGGTTACCCAAGCCGCCGCTCGCAAGGACAAATTGGTGGCTGTTGTTACCAGCGCAGTGGAACTCAACCTGGAGCAGCGCAATCGATTGACCGCGGGCCTGGTCAGGGTTTACGGCCGACCGGTAGCTGCCCATGTCGTGGTTGATCCGCAGATTCAGGGCGGGTTGGTCGTGCGTGTGGGCGATGAGGTAATTGATGGCAGTGTCGCCGGTCGTTTGACGGCACTGCGGTCGAAGTTGGCTGGCTGA
- a CDS encoding F0F1 ATP synthase subunit B: MVNLALVNEAAEGETQVLGLPIGEIIIGLVCFAILVFVLSKLAWPQFEKAYAARTKAIEGGIEEAQAAQKEARAALEEYQRQLAGAREEAAKIREEARVSAHSIREDLLAQAHAETERIAASGRSQLAAQRATIIAELRSDLGRMSVDLASKVVGESLTDEARQQRTVERFLAELES; the protein is encoded by the coding sequence ATGGTTAACCTGGCTTTAGTCAACGAAGCAGCAGAAGGCGAGACTCAGGTCCTCGGTCTGCCCATCGGTGAAATCATCATCGGGCTTGTGTGCTTTGCGATTCTCGTTTTCGTTCTTAGCAAACTGGCGTGGCCTCAGTTCGAGAAGGCCTATGCAGCAAGAACGAAAGCAATCGAGGGTGGCATCGAAGAGGCGCAGGCCGCGCAGAAGGAAGCTCGTGCAGCTTTGGAGGAGTACCAGCGGCAGCTCGCGGGGGCTCGTGAAGAAGCAGCGAAAATCCGCGAGGAAGCCCGCGTGTCGGCTCACTCCATCCGCGAGGATCTACTTGCTCAGGCACATGCCGAAACAGAGCGGATTGCCGCCTCGGGTCGCTCGCAGCTTGCCGCCCAGCGCGCCACGATTATTGCGGAACTCCGCTCTGATCTTGGGCGGATGTCAGTGGACCTCGCTAGCAAAGTAGTGGGGGAGTCGCTCACAGACGAAGCGCGTCAACAGCGAACAGTCGAGCGTTTCCTCGCGGAGCTGGAAAGCTGA
- the atpE gene encoding ATP synthase F0 subunit C produces the protein MSVVSNLADVQIIGNLGSIGYGLAAIGPGIGVGIVWASYITSTARQPESAGLTRTYAFLGFAVSEALALLGFVVPFILPTS, from the coding sequence ATGTCCGTCGTTTCCAATCTCGCCGATGTCCAAATCATCGGTAACCTCGGTTCCATCGGCTACGGTCTTGCAGCGATCGGCCCCGGCATCGGTGTAGGTATCGTGTGGGCTTCCTACATCACCTCCACAGCTCGCCAACCGGAATCCGCTGGACTCACGCGTACGTACGCCTTCCTTGGCTTCGCGGTATCGGAGGCTCTGGCACTTCTGGGCTTCGTCGTCCCGTTCATTCTCCCCACCAGCTGA
- the atpB gene encoding F0F1 ATP synthase subunit A gives MSLSLTVVGQFLAEGDEKFTTPSVEHSFFFDKIGDGTVIASVKAMVLLVLGTALIIAFFVASARRAAILPSKFQFTGESIYGFVRNGIAIEVLGQHGKKWAGFLASLFVFVLVMNLWELVPLAQLPVTSHFAIPVLLAAIIWVIYNYVGIKKHGLLGYLKLSCVIPGVPVAMHILLIPIEFLSNIILRPFTLSVRLFANMFAGHMLVVVAATGVLYQLESGGAGYALFVLPGIASVGLVFFELMVCALQAYVFTLLAAIYLESSLADSH, from the coding sequence GTGTCCTTGAGCCTGACCGTCGTCGGACAATTCCTTGCCGAGGGAGACGAAAAGTTCACGACTCCTAGTGTCGAGCACTCGTTTTTCTTCGACAAGATTGGTGACGGCACCGTCATCGCCTCCGTCAAAGCAATGGTTCTTTTGGTATTGGGAACCGCTTTGATCATTGCCTTCTTCGTCGCGTCTGCACGCCGGGCGGCAATATTACCCAGCAAATTTCAGTTCACTGGAGAATCCATTTATGGATTCGTCCGCAACGGAATTGCCATCGAAGTTCTGGGCCAGCACGGTAAAAAGTGGGCCGGCTTCTTGGCATCACTGTTTGTTTTCGTACTGGTAATGAACTTGTGGGAATTAGTCCCACTCGCCCAGCTGCCCGTGACCTCGCACTTCGCGATCCCGGTTCTCCTTGCTGCCATCATCTGGGTGATTTATAACTACGTAGGCATCAAGAAGCACGGCCTCTTGGGATACCTCAAGTTGTCCTGTGTGATCCCTGGGGTTCCCGTGGCGATGCACATCCTGTTGATTCCCATTGAATTTCTTTCAAACATCATCTTGCGTCCGTTCACGTTGTCGGTGCGTCTGTTCGCCAACATGTTTGCCGGCCATATGCTGGTCGTGGTGGCTGCCACCGGCGTGCTCTACCAGCTTGAATCCGGTGGCGCTGGATACGCACTCTTCGTTCTCCCCGGCATCGCCAGCGTTGGTTTGGTGTTCTTCGAGCTCATGGTGTGCGCTCTCCAGGCCTACGTGTTCACTCTTTTAGCTGCTATCTACCTCGAGTCCTCCTTGGCGGACTCGCACTAA
- a CDS encoding AtpZ/AtpI family protein has protein sequence MKTRTKVVSPRSGNSDGWAVMTTLIGGFLIWGFLGWLGDRLLGTSFLAPVGLIAGMCLGIYAVVARFGKAPELNDSQAPTKTSLTDPGAWRYAQLARKNVANSESSTTSVQRDSA, from the coding sequence ATGAAGACACGAACCAAAGTTGTTTCGCCTCGTAGCGGCAACAGCGATGGCTGGGCCGTCATGACAACCTTGATCGGCGGTTTCCTGATCTGGGGTTTCCTGGGATGGCTCGGAGATCGTCTGCTGGGAACATCGTTTCTGGCGCCGGTGGGTCTGATCGCCGGGATGTGTCTGGGGATTTACGCAGTAGTCGCCAGGTTCGGCAAAGCGCCAGAGCTAAATGACTCACAAGCACCGACGAAGACTTCACTCACTGATCCGGGTGCATGGAGGTACGCGCAGCTGGCCAGAAAGAACGTGGCTAACAGCGAAAGTTCGACTACCTCGGTTCAGAGAGATTCAGCGTAG
- a CDS encoding glycosyltransferase family 4 protein, giving the protein MNSAIPLREYALVFATAVAVTFVVTGIVRIVARKIGAVTPIRDRDVHSVPTPRLGGVAVYIGVAAAFLMARNLPTLKDAFAGNTEILAVLIAGGLICLVGVLDDRFDLDAISKLAGQILAAGLLVVFGVQWLIIQLPGSAEDGPTTLVFGRNEQVIITVLLTVLLINAMNFIDGLDGLLAGVALISAAATFIFSVHQYTTSTAASAAPPPLMAAALAGACIGFLPHNFFPAKIFMGDSGAMFIGLLMAAAISSASFKVDPSLFGLRTNIALLAPLIVALAVVFIPVLDFLLAVIRRTMAGKSPLTADKRHLHHRMLAIGHSHRQAVLIFYLWALVVAGGAVSLALVARWQDMIYWWLASVALALVVSVQPLLRAQSRKQRRERLEADARALGGSINLQKRSSPSRTKAEGTDV; this is encoded by the coding sequence GTGAACAGCGCCATCCCACTGCGTGAATATGCACTCGTATTCGCCACGGCGGTAGCTGTCACGTTCGTCGTCACCGGGATTGTGCGGATAGTGGCAAGAAAGATCGGTGCTGTTACCCCAATCCGAGATAGGGATGTGCACTCGGTTCCCACGCCGCGGCTTGGCGGGGTGGCGGTCTACATCGGTGTGGCAGCAGCGTTCTTGATGGCGCGTAACCTACCGACCCTCAAAGACGCTTTCGCGGGAAACACCGAAATCCTCGCCGTGCTGATCGCAGGGGGGCTCATCTGCCTCGTAGGCGTGCTCGACGACCGCTTTGATCTTGATGCCATTAGCAAGCTTGCCGGTCAGATATTGGCGGCGGGCCTCCTGGTGGTATTCGGGGTCCAGTGGCTGATCATCCAACTCCCGGGTTCAGCGGAAGATGGGCCAACGACGCTCGTTTTCGGGCGAAATGAGCAGGTGATCATTACCGTACTTCTGACGGTGCTGCTGATCAACGCGATGAACTTTATTGATGGCCTCGATGGTCTGCTGGCCGGTGTCGCGCTCATCTCCGCGGCAGCAACCTTTATCTTCTCCGTGCATCAGTACACGACATCTACTGCGGCGTCGGCAGCCCCACCACCTCTGATGGCGGCGGCCCTGGCGGGTGCCTGCATTGGCTTCCTGCCGCATAACTTCTTCCCGGCGAAGATATTCATGGGTGACTCGGGAGCTATGTTCATTGGCTTGCTGATGGCAGCGGCGATCAGCAGTGCATCTTTCAAAGTCGACCCTTCGCTCTTTGGGCTCCGCACCAACATCGCTCTGTTGGCCCCTCTCATTGTTGCCTTGGCAGTGGTGTTCATCCCGGTGCTCGATTTTCTCCTCGCCGTTATTCGAAGAACTATGGCTGGCAAAAGCCCTCTCACAGCCGACAAGCGGCACCTGCACCACCGCATGCTGGCCATCGGCCATTCACACAGGCAGGCCGTTCTTATTTTCTATTTGTGGGCGCTCGTCGTGGCTGGGGGAGCGGTGTCCTTGGCGTTGGTTGCCAGATGGCAGGACATGATTTATTGGTGGCTGGCATCGGTGGCGCTGGCGCTCGTGGTGTCCGTACAGCCGTTGCTGCGGGCCCAGTCCCGTAAGCAGCGTCGCGAGCGGCTGGAAGCGGACGCGCGAGCCCTGGGTGGTTCCATCAACCTGCAGAAGCGATCATCACCCAGCAGGACAAAGGCAGAAGGCACAGATGTTTGA
- a CDS encoding L-threonylcarbamoyladenylate synthase — protein sequence MSVFDCIDPVTRRDGLDAAITAARGGRLVVMPTDTVYGVGADAFNQSAVRDLLAAKGRGPAMPVPVLVGSWATLDGLVLSVPPIARKLMEAFWPGGLSLIVEHAPSLSWNLGDSRNTVMVRMPLHPVALELLRAVGPMAVSSANISGSPAATTAGEAQAQLRDKVGVYLDGGRANIGIASTIIDLTGEIPVVRREGAVSLDRVREVAPDIALPSAS from the coding sequence GTGAGTGTTTTTGATTGCATCGACCCGGTGACCCGTCGCGACGGTCTCGATGCGGCCATCACCGCCGCGCGCGGTGGCAGGCTCGTGGTGATGCCCACGGATACGGTTTACGGTGTGGGCGCTGATGCGTTTAATCAGTCTGCGGTGCGAGACCTACTGGCAGCTAAAGGCCGCGGACCGGCGATGCCGGTACCCGTACTAGTCGGATCGTGGGCCACTTTGGACGGCTTGGTGCTGTCAGTTCCGCCGATCGCCCGCAAACTGATGGAAGCGTTCTGGCCAGGCGGACTCTCGCTGATCGTGGAGCATGCACCGTCGCTTTCCTGGAATCTGGGGGATAGCCGCAATACTGTGATGGTCCGAATGCCTCTGCATCCGGTGGCGCTGGAACTTCTGCGCGCGGTCGGACCGATGGCGGTTTCGAGCGCAAACATTAGCGGTTCGCCCGCTGCGACTACGGCTGGCGAGGCGCAGGCCCAGCTGCGGGACAAGGTTGGCGTGTACCTGGACGGCGGGCGCGCGAACATTGGAATTGCGTCGACGATTATCGATTTAACGGGCGAAATTCCGGTGGTTCGGCGCGAAGGCGCGGTATCCCTGGATCGAGTTCGTGAGGTCGCACCGGATATCGCGCTGCCGTCTGCGAGCTGA
- the prmC gene encoding peptide chain release factor N(5)-glutamine methyltransferase, producing the protein MARESLRVAVMAAVQVLGDAGVPSAQVDAELLAAHLLGIERTRLGLTPLVEGEWVERYREVISQRARRIPLQYLTGQAHLGSVTVEVGPGVFIPRMETEVLLAWAVQSLAQIQAPVVVDLCSGSGVIALAIAVARPDATVYAVERSAGALAWARRNADRHRAGGGTPIHIRGGDFTDERLLTDLDGVADLVTANPPYVPEGTKVEPEVADHDPHEAVFAGADGLDAIKPLISVAAGLLKPGGYLAIEHDDTHGDSVPALLSARRILADVTEHHDLAGRPRFVTAQRVRLQR; encoded by the coding sequence ATGGCAAGAGAATCGCTGCGCGTGGCGGTCATGGCTGCCGTTCAGGTGTTGGGTGATGCCGGGGTTCCCTCCGCCCAGGTCGATGCCGAACTTCTCGCTGCCCACTTGCTGGGAATCGAGCGCACCAGGCTCGGTCTCACCCCGTTGGTCGAAGGGGAGTGGGTTGAGCGGTACCGCGAAGTTATCTCCCAACGGGCGCGCCGGATTCCCTTGCAGTACCTCACAGGGCAGGCTCACCTGGGATCAGTCACCGTCGAGGTGGGGCCCGGTGTCTTCATTCCGCGGATGGAAACCGAAGTACTGCTTGCCTGGGCTGTGCAGAGCCTCGCGCAGATCCAAGCTCCGGTGGTGGTGGACCTGTGTTCCGGTAGCGGGGTGATTGCACTCGCGATCGCAGTTGCGCGTCCAGACGCCACGGTGTATGCCGTAGAGCGCTCGGCTGGCGCACTTGCGTGGGCGAGGCGCAACGCCGACAGACATCGAGCTGGTGGCGGCACACCCATCCACATTCGAGGCGGCGATTTCACCGACGAACGGCTTTTGACCGACCTCGATGGGGTAGCTGATCTTGTCACCGCGAATCCCCCCTATGTCCCCGAGGGCACAAAGGTCGAGCCGGAAGTGGCAGATCACGATCCGCACGAAGCGGTTTTTGCCGGCGCAGATGGGCTCGATGCCATCAAGCCGCTCATTTCGGTGGCCGCGGGACTTCTTAAACCCGGTGGTTATTTGGCTATCGAACACGACGACACCCACGGTGATTCGGTTCCGGCTCTGCTCTCTGCCCGCCGCATCCTGGCAGACGTCACCGAACATCACGATCTTGCGGGCCGTCCCCGTTTCGTGACCGCCCAGCGGGTTCGCCTACAGCGCTGA
- the prfA gene encoding peptide chain release factor 1, with the protein MTSSLPDKPAAELIREYAELEQRLADPAIHSDQGLARKLGRRYAELAPIVRTANELETAKENLATALEFVAEDSSFAAEVETLKPQVLRLEEDLSDLLAPRDPDDAKDVIVEVKAGEGGDESALFAGDLLRMYLRYAERHGWKTEILSASESDLGGYKDVTVAVKAKGTPAPADGVWAKLKFEGGVHRVQRVPVTESQGRIHTSAAGVFVAPEAEDVDVTIDANDLRIDVFRSSGPGGQSVNTTDSAVRITHIPTGIVVSCQNEKSQLQNKEQAMRILRSRMLVAARDEANALAADARRSQVRTVDRSERIRTYNFAENRIADHRVGYKAYNLDAVLGGDLDAVLDALETADRNERLAGSH; encoded by the coding sequence ATGACATCGTCACTGCCCGACAAGCCAGCCGCAGAGCTGATCAGGGAATATGCCGAACTAGAGCAGCGTCTCGCAGACCCGGCGATCCACTCTGATCAGGGCCTCGCCCGCAAGCTCGGACGCCGATATGCCGAACTTGCGCCGATCGTTCGGACCGCAAACGAACTCGAAACCGCCAAGGAAAATTTGGCGACGGCTCTTGAATTTGTTGCAGAGGATTCATCATTTGCCGCCGAGGTAGAAACTTTGAAGCCGCAGGTGCTCAGGCTGGAAGAAGACCTTTCCGACCTGCTCGCACCCCGCGATCCGGATGATGCCAAAGATGTCATCGTCGAGGTGAAGGCAGGTGAGGGCGGTGACGAATCAGCATTATTTGCTGGTGACCTTCTGCGGATGTATCTGCGCTACGCGGAGCGGCATGGGTGGAAAACCGAAATTCTCTCGGCCAGCGAATCAGACTTAGGCGGCTATAAGGATGTAACCGTTGCAGTGAAAGCTAAGGGCACCCCAGCCCCAGCCGATGGAGTGTGGGCCAAGCTGAAGTTCGAGGGTGGCGTGCATCGCGTCCAACGCGTGCCCGTGACCGAATCGCAGGGACGAATCCACACCTCCGCCGCGGGCGTTTTCGTTGCACCCGAAGCAGAGGACGTCGACGTCACCATTGACGCCAACGATCTGCGGATCGACGTCTTCCGCTCGTCAGGACCAGGTGGCCAATCTGTCAACACCACCGACTCCGCAGTCCGCATCACGCATATTCCCACCGGCATTGTGGTCTCGTGCCAAAACGAAAAATCTCAGCTCCAGAATAAAGAGCAGGCTATGCGAATCCTTAGGTCACGGATGCTGGTGGCTGCCCGCGACGAGGCCAACGCCCTTGCGGCCGATGCACGCCGTTCACAGGTGCGCACTGTTGATCGTTCGGAACGGATTCGTACGTACAACTTTGCTGAGAATCGCATCGCCGATCACCGCGTCGGATATAAGGCTTATAACCTCGACGCGGTGCTTGGGGGCGACCTCGATGCTGTGTTGGACGCACTCGAAACCGCAGACCGCAACGAACGATTGGCCGGGAGCCACTGA
- the rpmE gene encoding 50S ribosomal protein L31, with translation MKAGIHPAYHDTAVSCGCGNAFTTRSTKEGGSITVEVCSNCHPFYTGKQKILDTGGRVARFEARYGKRSR, from the coding sequence ATGAAGGCCGGCATTCACCCCGCGTACCACGACACCGCTGTTAGCTGCGGTTGTGGCAATGCATTCACCACTCGTTCGACCAAAGAGGGCGGCAGCATCACCGTCGAAGTCTGCTCCAACTGCCACCCGTTCTACACCGGCAAGCAGAAGATTTTGGACACCGGCGGCCGCGTAGCCCGCTTCGAGGCTCGCTACGGCAAGCGCTCCCGCTAG
- a CDS encoding PPOX class F420-dependent oxidoreductase — protein MTAPLDVLAKAPYMLLVTFRKDGTPVPTPVWTVRIGTELWVWTSPTAGKVKRIRRDAHVQVSPCTRTGGQIGDLVDATARIGGDAETSLVLGALVEKYGFQARITQLPNLVNRLLRKPPRPAGTLAISMP, from the coding sequence ATGACCGCACCCCTCGATGTCCTTGCCAAGGCGCCGTACATGCTCCTCGTGACGTTCCGCAAAGACGGCACTCCCGTCCCTACGCCGGTATGGACTGTGCGGATTGGCACCGAGCTCTGGGTCTGGACGAGTCCCACCGCCGGCAAGGTGAAAAGAATCCGCCGGGACGCTCATGTGCAGGTGAGTCCGTGCACGCGCACCGGTGGACAGATCGGCGACCTGGTGGATGCCACGGCGAGAATCGGGGGCGACGCCGAAACCTCTCTGGTGCTCGGAGCTTTGGTAGAAAAATATGGTTTCCAGGCGCGCATCACTCAGCTGCCCAACCTCGTCAACCGGCTGCTGCGTAAACCGCCCCGGCCTGCTGGGACTCTGGCCATATCGATGCCCTAG